A single Flavobacterium sp. 1 DNA region contains:
- a CDS encoding DUF5686 family protein produces MKHFIILFFFFTFSLQAQFQITGIVKDASTQKALPFASITSNDGSSTISDVDGKFRLLSKNQITAITISYIGYVKKNIAVTDSQLFYKITLLQKTDPLNEVIISNENPALAIIKKAIQNKEQNNPQKKLKSFEFKSYNKLIVTANPDSINGTIDSVFVTDTYGTYLKKLDSTDYKFKQLIKKQHLFQTEKVSKYQFDGKRLKETILGTKMAGFKQPVYEILTFNLQSYSIYDPKYELFETKYNSPIDNDALKDYNFKLLDTVAIDGRDTYMIYFKNKKEKRAAGLEGILYIDEINFAVAKAIMRIKGILDISGIHEFQFIPEKYLWFPTSTTFKIVKGINDDDIKILGGTIQFDGDVEEDLTPRKRNESDYIYLLSQTTNFDIQYTTPVSIKKPIVQVEIKENAINKPESFWTEFRKDSLDSRSEKTYLSLDSISIKKRIENRLNLGRKILTGYLPLGFWDFDLRRILSYNNYEGLRLGIGGTTNDYFSKKYRLEGYSAYGLRDHNFKYNSGISVRVNKFSNSWVGVSYTDDLRDIASTDYAVEKKAFKIYDPRSINFNTFYRYERWRIALESKIIPKTESVLALANTFITPQFDYTYVLNGTSYHTYTMTTATLSLKWNPYSDYMQTPNGRFEAEKRFPKFTLQLTQSIPNVWNNDFVYTKIDFKADYQIKYLNGQRTYLLLEAGTAFGDIPLPQLYSNSPNNLNQETIFKRITFAGRNSFETMYFNEFFSSEFLSFQFKHGFNRIHIFNKIKPSLDFVTRMAWGSMKNSDNHIGIDFKTLNKGFFESGIELNKIFNGLGLGGYYRYGPNHLSNFKDNIAIKLTFILDLSF; encoded by the coding sequence ATGAAGCACTTTATTATTTTGTTCTTCTTTTTTACGTTTTCGCTTCAAGCACAATTTCAAATAACCGGAATTGTAAAAGATGCTTCAACCCAAAAAGCACTCCCTTTCGCCTCTATTACTTCAAATGATGGCTCCAGCACCATATCTGATGTGGACGGAAAGTTCCGTTTATTATCCAAAAACCAAATAACGGCAATAACGATTTCCTACATTGGATACGTAAAAAAAAACATTGCCGTAACAGACAGCCAGCTGTTTTACAAAATAACCTTGCTTCAAAAAACAGATCCTCTCAATGAAGTTATTATTTCTAATGAAAACCCTGCATTGGCCATTATAAAGAAAGCCATTCAGAATAAAGAGCAAAACAATCCGCAGAAAAAACTAAAAAGCTTCGAGTTCAAATCCTACAACAAACTCATTGTTACTGCCAATCCTGATTCCATAAATGGAACTATAGACTCCGTATTTGTAACCGACACTTATGGAACTTATCTAAAAAAACTCGATTCTACCGATTATAAATTCAAACAGCTCATCAAGAAACAGCATTTGTTTCAAACGGAAAAAGTGTCAAAATACCAATTTGACGGCAAGAGATTAAAAGAAACGATTTTAGGCACAAAAATGGCAGGATTCAAACAGCCAGTTTACGAAATCCTAACTTTTAATCTTCAGTCCTACTCCATTTACGACCCAAAATACGAGCTTTTCGAAACCAAATACAACAGCCCGATTGACAATGACGCTCTAAAGGATTACAACTTCAAACTACTGGACACTGTGGCTATAGATGGACGGGACACCTATATGATTTACTTTAAAAACAAGAAAGAAAAAAGAGCTGCAGGACTGGAAGGAATCTTATATATCGATGAAATAAATTTTGCAGTTGCAAAAGCGATTATGCGCATCAAAGGCATACTGGACATTAGCGGGATTCATGAATTTCAGTTCATTCCAGAAAAATACTTGTGGTTTCCTACCTCGACAACTTTTAAAATTGTCAAAGGAATCAATGATGACGATATAAAAATATTGGGAGGAACAATTCAATTTGACGGCGATGTTGAAGAAGACTTAACGCCAAGAAAAAGAAATGAATCTGATTATATTTATCTGCTTTCCCAAACCACAAATTTCGACATTCAATACACTACTCCTGTATCAATCAAAAAACCGATAGTTCAAGTTGAAATCAAAGAGAATGCCATAAACAAACCTGAAAGCTTTTGGACTGAATTCCGAAAAGACAGTCTGGATAGCCGCAGCGAGAAAACCTATTTATCCCTTGACAGCATTTCGATAAAAAAGAGAATTGAAAACAGGCTGAATTTAGGGCGAAAAATTCTAACCGGTTACCTCCCCCTTGGCTTTTGGGATTTCGATCTGCGCAGAATACTGAGCTATAACAATTATGAAGGTCTTCGGTTAGGTATTGGAGGCACAACAAATGATTATTTCTCAAAAAAATACCGCCTCGAAGGCTATTCAGCTTATGGACTGAGGGATCATAACTTCAAATACAATTCAGGAATCAGTGTCCGAGTGAATAAATTCTCTAATAGCTGGGTTGGCGTAAGCTATACCGATGATCTGCGGGACATTGCCAGTACCGATTATGCTGTTGAAAAAAAGGCATTCAAGATTTATGACCCGCGTTCGATAAACTTCAATACTTTTTACCGATATGAGCGCTGGAGAATTGCTTTGGAAAGTAAAATTATTCCAAAAACAGAAAGTGTTTTGGCGTTGGCCAATACTTTTATAACGCCTCAATTCGATTACACTTATGTTCTAAATGGCACTTCGTATCACACCTACACGATGACTACGGCGACACTTTCTTTAAAATGGAATCCCTACAGTGATTATATGCAAACCCCAAACGGGAGATTTGAAGCCGAAAAACGGTTTCCAAAATTCACATTACAGCTAACGCAGTCCATTCCGAATGTTTGGAATAATGACTTTGTCTATACCAAAATTGATTTTAAAGCCGATTATCAAATCAAATATTTAAATGGTCAAAGAACTTATTTACTGCTCGAAGCCGGAACCGCTTTTGGAGATATTCCGCTGCCTCAATTGTACAGCAACTCACCTAACAACCTTAACCAGGAAACGATTTTTAAGAGAATTACATTTGCCGGCAGAAACAGTTTTGAGACCATGTACTTCAATGAATTTTTTTCCAGCGAATTCCTGTCTTTTCAGTTCAAACACGGTTTTAACCGAATTCACATTTTCAATAAAATAAAACCCTCCCTCGATTTTGTGACCAGAATGGCTTGGGGTTCCATGAAAAATTCTGACAACCATATCGGAATCGATTTTAAGACCTTGAACAAAGGATTTTTTGAATCCGGTATCGAACTCAATAAAATCTTCAACGGATTGGGTCTCGGCGGCTATTACCGTTATGGACCAAATCATCTAAGTAACTTCAAAGATAATATTGCTATAAAACTGACTTTTATTTTGGATTTAAGTTTTTAA
- a CDS encoding cation:proton antiporter, translating to MKNIKNSFFYLSIIGGFSVLIYWIILKGKTLEFGRDIVPHHIENGHWNDFLTSMTQNLQHPLAILLAQIVTIILVARFFGWVCRKIGQPTVIGEMIAGIVLGPSLIGMYFPEFSGMLFPKDSLGNLQFLSQIGLILFMFVVGMELDLKALKNKAHDAVVISHASIIIPFALGLGLAYYIYYSFAPEGVEFLSFGLFLGIAMSITAFPVLAGIVRERGIHKTKLGAIVITCAAADDITAWCILAAVIAIVKAGSFTSSLYVIVLAVLYVMLMLKVVRPFLKKVGDLNSTRESLSKPVVAIFFLTLLLSSYVTELIGIHALFGAFLAGAIMPENNKFRSIFIEKIEDVSVVVLLPLFFVFTGLRTQIGLIDDPHLWKITGVIIMVAVAGKFFGSALAAKFVGHSWKDSLSIGTLMNTRGLMELVVLNIGYDLGVLSTQIFTMMVIMALVTTFMTGPALDLINYIFRDKPTVIPEEISKKSKYKILISFATADKGKLLLKVANSLVKKQGGNTIVTAMHLSLSSELHSFDVKDHEKEVFLPVISESENLGQKIVTLFKVSNDIDSDITETANHGDYDLLLVGLGQSIFEGTLLGKVLGFTTRIINPDRFIDKITGKEGLFENSPFDERTRQIIANSKMPVGILVDKELEEINRVFIPIFSVEDGFLMEFAQKLIHNNGSQITVLDSMSEARKNREIQEVVRSIEQIAPNHIMMTQERTIKKEFLEQQDLMIISLESWKKLIDSHSTWLNNTPSVLIIKS from the coding sequence ATGAAGAATATTAAAAATTCTTTTTTCTATTTGAGCATTATAGGCGGATTTTCTGTTTTGATTTATTGGATTATTCTAAAGGGAAAAACATTGGAATTTGGGAGGGATATTGTTCCTCACCACATAGAAAATGGGCATTGGAATGATTTTTTGACATCAATGACTCAAAATTTACAGCACCCTTTGGCTATTCTTTTGGCACAAATTGTAACTATAATTTTGGTTGCCCGTTTTTTTGGCTGGGTTTGCAGAAAAATTGGACAGCCAACAGTAATTGGCGAAATGATTGCCGGTATTGTTTTAGGACCTTCTTTAATTGGGATGTATTTTCCGGAATTTTCGGGAATGCTGTTTCCAAAAGATTCATTAGGCAACTTGCAGTTTTTAAGCCAAATTGGGTTAATCCTTTTCATGTTTGTGGTAGGAATGGAACTTGATTTGAAAGCACTCAAAAACAAAGCGCATGATGCCGTAGTAATCAGCCATGCCAGTATTATAATTCCGTTTGCTCTAGGTTTGGGCTTGGCTTATTATATTTATTATTCTTTTGCTCCGGAAGGAGTTGAGTTTCTTTCTTTTGGGCTGTTCTTGGGAATTGCTATGAGTATTACTGCTTTTCCGGTTTTGGCCGGAATCGTTCGGGAACGCGGGATACATAAAACTAAATTAGGGGCAATTGTAATCACTTGTGCCGCAGCCGATGATATTACGGCCTGGTGTATTTTGGCAGCTGTAATTGCTATTGTAAAAGCGGGTTCGTTTACCAGTTCGCTGTATGTTATAGTATTGGCTGTATTATATGTAATGCTGATGCTAAAAGTCGTTCGTCCTTTTCTAAAAAAAGTGGGTGATTTGAATTCGACAAGAGAAAGTCTGAGTAAACCTGTTGTCGCTATTTTCTTTTTAACTTTATTACTGTCTTCTTATGTTACAGAATTAATAGGGATTCATGCTTTGTTCGGAGCTTTTCTGGCTGGTGCTATCATGCCCGAAAATAATAAATTCCGTTCTATTTTTATCGAAAAAATCGAAGACGTGTCGGTGGTTGTTTTGCTTCCTTTGTTCTTCGTTTTTACAGGTTTGAGAACCCAAATCGGATTGATTGATGATCCGCATTTATGGAAAATTACGGGAGTTATTATTATGGTTGCGGTGGCTGGTAAATTTTTTGGAAGCGCACTTGCCGCAAAGTTTGTAGGTCACAGCTGGAAAGACAGTTTGTCTATTGGGACCTTAATGAATACAAGAGGTTTAATGGAATTGGTCGTACTGAACATTGGGTATGATTTAGGTGTTTTGTCCACCCAGATTTTTACGATGATGGTAATTATGGCTTTGGTAACAACCTTTATGACTGGGCCGGCTTTGGATTTAATCAACTATATTTTTAGAGATAAACCGACCGTTATTCCTGAAGAAATCAGTAAAAAGAGCAAATATAAAATACTTATTTCTTTTGCCACTGCCGATAAGGGCAAACTGTTGCTGAAAGTAGCTAACAGTCTGGTTAAAAAACAAGGCGGAAACACCATCGTGACAGCAATGCACTTGTCGTTGAGTTCAGAACTGCATTCGTTTGATGTCAAAGATCATGAAAAGGAAGTCTTTTTGCCGGTTATTTCCGAGTCCGAAAATTTGGGACAAAAAATTGTTACGCTGTTTAAAGTGTCCAATGACATTGATTCTGATATTACCGAAACGGCCAATCATGGTGATTATGATTTGTTACTGGTTGGTTTGGGACAATCTATTTTTGAAGGGACATTACTTGGAAAAGTGCTGGGTTTTACAACACGAATTATCAATCCAGACCGTTTTATTGATAAAATTACCGGGAAAGAAGGTTTGTTCGAAAACTCTCCTTTTGATGAAAGAACCAGACAAATTATCGCTAACAGCAAAATGCCTGTTGGAATCCTTGTCGATAAAGAACTGGAAGAAATCAATCGGGTTTTTATACCCATTTTCTCTGTTGAAGACGGTTTCCTGATGGAATTTGCCCAAAAACTGATACACAATAATGGTTCTCAAATTACAGTTTTGGATTCTATGAGCGAAGCCAGAAAAAATAGGGAAATTCAAGAAGTTGTCCGTTCCATCGAACAGATAGCGCCTAATCATATCATGATGACGCAGGAAAGAACCATCAAAAAAGAATTTTTGGAACAACAGGATTTAATGATTATTAGTTTAGAAAGCTGGAAAAAACTTATTGATTCGCATAGCACTTGGTTAAATAATACGCCTTCGGTACTGATTATTAAATCTTAA